The following are encoded together in the Corynebacterium jeikeium genome:
- the manA gene encoding mannose-6-phosphate isomerase, class I: protein MRRIEGAVQNYAWGSHESLAKLQGRPTPTEQPEAELWFGAHPGAPGVLLDLIEADPEGQLGQGRTRLPFLLKLLAAERALSIQVHPTKAQAEVGFAADEAAGIARDAFERNYKDDNHKPELLVALGEFEAMAGFRPVARTAALLDKLALPELDFLRGDLRGAVERALHMPAEDLPEIIDALTRRCRELAASADDWMGEVADLVVRLEQQYPNDRGVLFALLLNRVVLQEGEALYLDAGQLHAYVRGTGVEIMANSDNVLRCGLTPKHIDVEELLSVVRWEELADPRLQADAEGAYHTPAEEFSLRRVSGEAEVAGPAIVLAVGGTAECGELRVDSGSAAWVPAGEEARVSGKAFIARPGA from the coding sequence ATGCGCCGCATTGAAGGGGCTGTACAGAACTACGCCTGGGGGTCGCACGAGTCGCTGGCGAAACTGCAAGGGCGACCTACGCCGACCGAACAACCTGAGGCCGAGCTCTGGTTCGGCGCGCACCCGGGAGCGCCCGGAGTGCTGCTGGACCTGATCGAAGCAGACCCCGAAGGCCAGTTGGGGCAGGGGCGTACGCGCCTGCCGTTCCTGCTGAAGCTATTGGCCGCCGAACGTGCACTGAGCATCCAGGTGCACCCAACGAAGGCACAGGCCGAAGTCGGTTTCGCCGCAGATGAGGCCGCCGGAATCGCTCGCGACGCCTTCGAACGCAACTACAAGGACGACAACCACAAGCCCGAACTACTGGTGGCCCTGGGCGAGTTCGAAGCGATGGCGGGCTTCCGGCCGGTCGCCCGAACGGCTGCGCTGCTGGATAAGCTCGCCTTGCCCGAGCTGGATTTCCTGCGTGGCGATCTGCGCGGTGCGGTCGAGCGCGCGCTGCACATGCCGGCGGAGGATCTTCCGGAGATTATTGACGCCCTCACGCGGCGCTGCCGGGAGCTCGCGGCCAGCGCGGACGATTGGATGGGCGAGGTGGCGGACCTGGTGGTACGCCTGGAACAGCAGTACCCGAACGACAGGGGCGTGCTGTTCGCACTGTTGCTTAATCGCGTGGTCCTGCAAGAAGGGGAAGCGCTGTACCTGGATGCGGGGCAGCTGCACGCCTATGTGCGGGGTACCGGCGTGGAGATCATGGCGAACTCGGACAACGTGCTGCGCTGCGGCTTGACGCCGAAGCACATCGACGTCGAAGAGCTACTGAGCGTGGTGCGCTGGGAGGAGCTCGCCGATCCGCGGCTACAGGCTGATGCGGAAGGTGCGTACCACACCCCAGCGGAGGAATTTAGCCTACGCAGAGTGAGCGGGGAGGCCGAGGTGGCTGGGCCAGCTATCGTGCTGGCCGTCGGGGGAACCGCGGAGTGCGGGGAACTGCGCGTGGACAGTGGCTCCGCCGCATGGGTGCCCGCAGGCGAGGAAGCGCGTGTAAGCGGGAAGGCCTTTATCGCCCGTCCCGGGGCTTAG
- a CDS encoding phosphomannomutase/phosphoglucomutase has translation MATHSPKDVAAAIKAYDVRGVVGEGAGFLNEQFVRDVAASFARLMREEGAETIVIGHDMRDSSPRLATAFAEGVNAQGLDTITLGLTSTDELYYASGVKGCPGAMFTASHNPAKYNGIKLCRAGARPVGQDSGLDRISFELVEGIPAYDGEPGTNTTEDVLEGYAEYLNNLVPLNIRPLKVAVDAGNGMGGLTVPAVLKQDTLEIFDLYFELDGNFPNHEANPLDPKNLVDLQKFTVDKGADLGIAFDGDADRCFIVDEQGEAVSPSTICAMIAERYLDEQPGATIIHNLITSKSVRELVEAKGGKPVRTRVGHSFIKAQMAKEGAVFGGEHSAHYYFSDFFNADSGMLAALHVLATLGEQDKPLSELKRAYETYRASGEINSEVEDQAGRTEAVVEAFADRTVSVDRLDGVTIELQDGSWLNVRASNTEPLLRLNVEARDDEGVQAIVDEALAVIRA, from the coding sequence ATGGCTACCCATTCCCCCAAAGACGTAGCAGCGGCCATCAAAGCCTATGACGTCCGCGGAGTTGTCGGCGAGGGCGCCGGATTCCTCAACGAGCAGTTCGTGCGCGACGTGGCGGCCTCCTTTGCCCGCCTCATGCGTGAAGAGGGCGCAGAGACGATCGTCATCGGCCACGATATGCGCGACAGCTCGCCCCGCCTGGCCACAGCCTTCGCCGAGGGCGTGAACGCTCAGGGGCTGGACACCATCACCCTGGGCCTCACCAGCACCGACGAGCTTTACTACGCTAGCGGCGTGAAGGGATGCCCGGGAGCGATGTTCACCGCCTCCCACAACCCCGCAAAGTACAACGGCATCAAGCTTTGCCGTGCCGGCGCCCGTCCGGTGGGGCAGGATTCCGGCCTGGACCGCATCTCCTTCGAGCTGGTCGAGGGCATCCCCGCCTACGACGGTGAGCCCGGCACCAACACCACCGAGGACGTGTTGGAGGGCTACGCTGAATACCTGAACAACCTGGTGCCGCTGAACATCCGCCCCCTAAAGGTTGCGGTGGATGCAGGCAACGGCATGGGCGGGCTTACCGTTCCGGCAGTGTTGAAGCAGGACACCCTGGAGATTTTCGACCTCTACTTCGAGCTTGACGGTAACTTCCCGAACCACGAGGCCAACCCGTTGGACCCGAAGAACCTGGTGGATCTGCAGAAGTTCACTGTGGACAAGGGGGCGGACCTCGGCATCGCCTTCGACGGTGACGCGGATCGTTGCTTCATCGTGGACGAGCAGGGCGAAGCCGTTTCCCCCTCCACCATTTGCGCCATGATCGCCGAGCGCTACCTGGACGAGCAGCCGGGCGCGACGATCATCCACAATCTGATTACCTCCAAGTCCGTTCGCGAATTGGTGGAAGCCAAGGGTGGCAAGCCGGTGCGCACCCGCGTGGGCCACTCCTTCATCAAGGCCCAGATGGCCAAGGAGGGTGCAGTGTTCGGCGGCGAGCACTCCGCGCACTATTACTTCAGCGACTTCTTCAACGCAGACTCCGGCATGCTGGCCGCCCTGCACGTGCTGGCCACTCTCGGCGAGCAGGACAAGCCGCTTTCCGAATTGAAGCGTGCCTACGAGACCTACCGTGCTTCCGGGGAGATTAACTCCGAGGTGGAAGATCAGGCAGGCCGCACTGAGGCCGTGGTAGAGGCCTTCGCTGATCGCACCGTATCCGTCGACCGACTGGATGGCGTGACGATCGAGCTGCAGGATGGCTCGTGGCTGAACGTGAGGGCGTCAAACACCGAACCGCTGCTGCGTCTCAACGTTGAGGCACGCGACGACGAGGGAGTTCAAGCCATCGTCGACGAAGCTCTTGCCGTGATTCGCGCTTAG
- a CDS encoding DUF3499 domain-containing protein, whose amino-acid sequence MTFIRQCSRPGCGKPAVATLEFNYAEQLAIVGPLSVSGNPHRWDLCENHARRTTVPQGWTLEFADETTAGEDIASEADEEDLMALAEAVQQAAEHETQAKAQPAPRLYRRSEIPESTPHHPSMKNLPRSTPRRHLRAVRDQH is encoded by the coding sequence GTGACTTTTATCCGACAATGCTCTCGCCCCGGCTGCGGCAAGCCCGCCGTAGCTACGCTGGAGTTCAACTATGCAGAGCAGCTAGCCATTGTGGGGCCGCTGAGCGTTAGCGGAAACCCTCACCGGTGGGACCTGTGCGAAAACCACGCCCGCCGCACCACCGTCCCGCAAGGTTGGACGCTGGAATTCGCTGACGAGACCACGGCGGGCGAGGACATAGCCTCCGAAGCCGATGAAGAAGACCTGATGGCGCTGGCCGAGGCCGTGCAGCAGGCCGCCGAACACGAGACCCAAGCGAAGGCACAGCCCGCCCCCCGTCTCTACCGGCGCTCGGAAATCCCAGAGTCCACACCCCACCATCCCTCCATGAAGAACCTGCCCCGGTCCACCCCCCGCCGCCACCTGCGCGCGGTTCGTGACCAGCATTAG
- a CDS encoding metallopeptidase family protein has protein sequence MKQDARMRQDPRGRGIRGILLPEVPRNKSRSERFDDAVLDAFEPILERFDAELSGLDIAVDVVPRMRLSAGYRQWPEDVVADGQVPLGRLVTAGVDNTGAPTRPRIIIFRRPVESRAASAQELQDILRMIIVRLVACYLNASPDQIDPRLG, from the coding sequence ATGAAGCAGGACGCACGCATGAGGCAGGACCCCCGCGGCAGGGGTATCCGAGGCATCTTGCTGCCGGAGGTGCCGCGGAATAAGTCGCGTTCGGAGCGCTTCGACGATGCGGTGCTGGATGCGTTCGAGCCCATTTTGGAGCGTTTTGACGCCGAACTCTCCGGCCTCGATATCGCCGTGGACGTCGTACCACGCATGCGACTGAGTGCGGGTTACCGGCAGTGGCCTGAAGATGTAGTCGCCGACGGACAGGTCCCCTTGGGTCGACTGGTGACCGCCGGCGTGGATAACACTGGCGCACCTACGCGCCCGCGCATCATTATTTTTCGCCGCCCGGTAGAGTCCCGCGCCGCTTCCGCGCAGGAACTACAGGACATCCTGCGGATGATTATCGTGCGCTTGGTGGCCTGCTATCTGAATGCTTCCCCGGATCAGATCGACCCCCGGCTAGGCTAG
- a CDS encoding WhiB family transcriptional regulator yields the protein MDKSVDTALRGHFADGSSAVEQDANVDNEARQKNLFDLTQDFDLLFDAVEQDWQEQALCAQTDPEAFFPEKGGSTREAKRICQACGVRDECLEYALEHDERFGIWGGLSERERRRLKKRIG from the coding sequence GTGGATAAGTCAGTAGACACCGCCCTTCGTGGCCACTTTGCTGACGGTTCCTCGGCGGTAGAGCAGGACGCCAACGTGGACAATGAAGCTCGCCAGAAGAACCTCTTTGATCTGACGCAGGACTTTGATCTGCTTTTCGACGCGGTAGAGCAGGACTGGCAAGAGCAGGCACTGTGTGCCCAAACTGACCCGGAGGCGTTTTTCCCAGAGAAGGGCGGCTCCACTCGTGAGGCCAAGCGAATCTGCCAGGCCTGCGGGGTTCGCGACGAATGTCTGGAGTATGCGCTGGAGCACGACGAGCGCTTCGGTATCTGGGGTGGACTCTCCGAGCGTGAGCGTCGCCGCCTGAAGAAGCGTATCGGCTAG
- a CDS encoding sugar phosphate nucleotidyltransferase, whose protein sequence is MVDLAATTDAVILVGGKGTRLRPLTNSIPKPMLPVAGAPFLEHLLARIKAAGMTHVVLGTSFKAEVFEEHFGDGSHLGLEIEYVVEDEPLGTGGGIRNVLDHLRYDRAMVFNGDVLGGTDLNAVLNTHVEQEAEVTLHLLRVSDPRAFGCVPTDADGRVSAFLEKTEDPPTDQINAGSYVFNRSVIEKIPAGRPVSVEREIFPGLLESGARVFGHVDQSYWRDMGTPADFVRGSSDLVRGIAPSPLLAGRHGESLVDESSAIAGGALLLGGTVIGRGVEIGGGARVEESVVFDGVQIEAGATVERCVIAAGVRIGARAHLVDCVIGEGAVIGARCELRDGLRVWPGVSLPDGGVRFSSDI, encoded by the coding sequence GTGGTAGATCTCGCAGCCACGACCGACGCAGTGATCCTGGTCGGAGGCAAGGGCACCCGACTGCGCCCTCTGACCAACTCCATCCCAAAGCCGATGCTGCCGGTGGCGGGCGCGCCATTCCTGGAGCACCTGTTGGCTCGCATCAAGGCTGCCGGCATGACGCACGTGGTGCTCGGCACCTCGTTCAAGGCGGAGGTTTTCGAGGAGCACTTCGGTGACGGCAGTCACCTGGGGCTGGAGATCGAGTATGTGGTGGAGGATGAGCCGCTGGGTACCGGCGGCGGCATCCGCAACGTGCTGGACCACCTGCGCTACGACCGCGCCATGGTTTTCAACGGCGACGTTCTGGGCGGGACTGATCTGAATGCCGTGCTGAATACCCACGTGGAGCAGGAGGCGGAAGTAACGCTGCACCTGCTGCGAGTCTCCGACCCTCGCGCCTTCGGCTGCGTGCCGACAGATGCCGACGGCCGCGTGAGTGCATTTCTGGAAAAGACGGAGGATCCGCCGACGGATCAGATTAACGCGGGTAGCTACGTGTTCAATCGCTCCGTGATCGAGAAGATCCCCGCCGGCCGTCCGGTCAGCGTGGAACGTGAGATCTTCCCGGGGCTGCTAGAGTCTGGCGCCCGCGTGTTTGGCCACGTGGACCAGTCCTATTGGCGTGATATGGGAACCCCGGCAGACTTTGTGCGCGGTTCCTCGGACCTGGTGCGTGGCATCGCACCCTCACCGCTGCTTGCTGGACGCCACGGGGAGAGCCTGGTGGACGAGTCCAGCGCTATCGCCGGTGGTGCCCTGCTGTTGGGTGGCACCGTCATCGGCCGCGGCGTGGAGATCGGTGGAGGGGCGCGCGTGGAAGAATCCGTGGTTTTCGACGGCGTGCAGATCGAGGCAGGCGCGACAGTGGAGCGCTGCGTGATCGCCGCTGGCGTGCGTATCGGTGCGCGTGCGCACCTGGTCGATTGCGTGATCGGTGAAGGAGCCGTCATCGGTGCCCGCTGCGAGCTGCGCGATGGTTTGCGCGTGTGGCCGGGGGTTAGCTTGCCGGACGGTGGAGTGCGCTTCTCCTCTGATATCTAG
- a CDS encoding glycosyltransferase family 2 protein, which yields MTEAPIAIITVTYSPGEYLNKFLDSVPTNARVVMVDNGSTDGAPEAAAEAGRAELLYSGGNVGYGAGMNLGARHLRAAREAGEINPDYLVISNPDVVFSEGAIEELLEAARRHPRAGALGPRIVEADGSAYPSARAVPQLGSGIGHALLGKIWPTNPWTKRYLDDADMDNERTAGWLSGSCLLLRWDAFEALGGFDERYFMYMEDVDLGDRLGRAGWLNVFVPSAEIRHAKGHVAGKHPDVVLKAHHDSAYRFQADRLPGWRYLPVRMVLKVGLKIREKIAIAAAHGVG from the coding sequence ATGACAGAGGCACCCATCGCGATCATCACCGTGACCTATTCACCGGGGGAGTACCTAAACAAGTTCCTGGACTCGGTGCCGACCAATGCGCGAGTTGTCATGGTGGACAACGGCTCCACCGACGGAGCACCTGAGGCTGCCGCGGAGGCCGGGCGTGCGGAGCTGCTCTACAGCGGAGGAAACGTTGGCTACGGGGCCGGCATGAACCTCGGCGCCCGGCACCTGCGTGCGGCCCGCGAAGCTGGCGAGATTAATCCGGACTACCTGGTGATCTCCAACCCGGATGTCGTGTTTAGTGAGGGCGCGATCGAGGAACTATTGGAGGCGGCGCGGCGTCATCCTCGGGCAGGAGCACTTGGCCCGCGCATCGTAGAAGCAGACGGCAGCGCCTACCCATCCGCCCGCGCAGTGCCACAGCTCGGTTCCGGAATTGGGCATGCGCTGCTGGGCAAGATCTGGCCGACAAACCCCTGGACGAAGCGCTACCTGGACGACGCTGACATGGACAACGAACGAACCGCAGGCTGGCTGAGCGGGTCCTGCCTGCTGCTGCGGTGGGACGCCTTCGAGGCTCTGGGCGGTTTCGATGAGCGTTACTTTATGTACATGGAAGACGTGGACCTGGGCGACCGGCTGGGGCGCGCGGGCTGGCTAAACGTTTTCGTTCCGAGCGCGGAGATCAGGCACGCCAAGGGGCACGTGGCGGGTAAGCACCCGGACGTGGTGCTAAAGGCTCACCACGACAGTGCCTACCGCTTTCAGGCAGATCGTCTGCCGGGGTGGCGTTATCTCCCGGTCCGCATGGTGCTGAAGGTCGGCCTAAAGATCCGCGAGAAGATTGCAATTGCGGCAGCGCACGGCGTGGGTTGA
- a CDS encoding SDR family oxidoreductase, translated as MSVLVFGASGQVGRALLRLRPDFVPVGRAHADLAVAGSVDSFLLTPPSDVEAIVNLAAFTAVDDAEKPENASVVHQVNAVAPGRIASWAQVHEVPMWYVSTDYVFSGNLPVGCENPVDGQPGPLNAYGRSKLKGERRVLNLGGHVVRTGWVYDATGRNFATTMARLARAGVNPTVVDDQYGRPTHVDVLAAELAAMVDGRQSPAISHVTGSGPLTTWCGFAREIFATLGHDPARVKAVPSSEYPTPARRPHNSALQIPATGLPAWQDSLRVALR; from the coding sequence ATGAGTGTTTTGGTTTTCGGAGCCTCCGGTCAGGTCGGCCGGGCCCTATTGCGTCTCCGCCCCGACTTTGTGCCGGTAGGGCGCGCCCACGCGGATCTCGCCGTTGCCGGGTCTGTGGATTCTTTCTTGTTGACGCCACCGTCTGACGTGGAAGCCATCGTCAACCTAGCTGCATTCACAGCCGTAGACGATGCGGAGAAGCCTGAAAACGCGAGCGTGGTACACCAAGTCAACGCGGTAGCCCCGGGGAGGATAGCCTCCTGGGCCCAGGTGCACGAAGTGCCGATGTGGTACGTCTCCACCGACTACGTGTTCTCCGGAAACCTGCCGGTGGGCTGCGAAAACCCAGTCGACGGCCAGCCCGGCCCACTGAACGCTTATGGACGCAGCAAGCTGAAGGGGGAGCGGCGGGTGTTGAATCTCGGCGGCCATGTGGTCCGCACGGGCTGGGTTTACGACGCGACTGGACGTAACTTCGCCACCACCATGGCGCGCTTGGCGCGGGCCGGCGTGAACCCCACGGTAGTGGACGACCAATACGGCCGGCCTACCCACGTCGACGTGCTGGCAGCGGAACTGGCGGCGATGGTGGACGGGCGACAGTCGCCAGCAATTAGCCATGTGACCGGCTCCGGGCCGCTGACCACTTGGTGTGGCTTCGCTCGCGAGATCTTCGCCACACTGGGCCATGACCCTGCGCGGGTGAAGGCTGTTCCGAGCAGCGAGTATCCCACCCCCGCGCGCCGGCCTCACAACAGTGCCCTACAGATTCCGGCGACCGGCCTTCCCGCGTGGCAGGACAGTTTGCGAGTTGCCCTGAGGTAA
- a CDS encoding LCP family protein, with translation MTEQTGHQRSRHSRRIQAAPGGVEAKQIGPGWTRGVLAAVSALALVVMGIGYMTVGNLNDGLAQANNLNLGSQPDGATDILLVGVDSRTDAKGNPLSQKEIDMLRAGEEEATNTDTMILIRIPNDGSSATAVSLPRDTYVSTPDNGNMKLNGVYGTAKFEKSQELEKDGDNSKSDIEQKSTEAGRQALISSVADLTGITVDHYAEVGLLGFVLLTDAVGGVDVCLKDKVDEPLSGAKFKKGRQTLDGQDALSFVRQRHELPRGDLDRITRQQAYMASLANKVLSSKTLTDPGSMSKLNDAVQRSVVLDSGWDVMGLATQMQNMAGGDVSFQTIPVTSIDGTGDYGESVVTVDNDQVHKFFKDLLGDKPGEESTSSDKPADITDYKAKDYKVNVFNASEQAGLAARVSDLVKDYGYKPGKVGNHPETGISESQVNAKNADDPAARALAKQLGGLNVVEDSSLDEHELSVTLSGTYAGPGILEQSAPLTKPDDPNVGTLTEGIKDLDGDAIPDEGTSATQNSTGSDKPATVGTPGTGQGTDRKDPIDAGGDGPMCVN, from the coding sequence ATGACAGAGCAGACAGGGCATCAGAGAAGCCGCCACTCGCGGCGCATTCAGGCAGCTCCCGGAGGTGTAGAGGCCAAGCAGATCGGCCCTGGCTGGACGCGCGGGGTGCTGGCTGCGGTCTCGGCTCTTGCACTGGTCGTGATGGGTATCGGCTACATGACGGTCGGCAACCTTAACGACGGACTAGCCCAGGCTAACAACCTGAACCTCGGCAGCCAGCCGGACGGTGCGACTGACATCCTGCTCGTGGGCGTGGACTCCCGTACGGACGCGAAGGGCAACCCGCTGTCCCAGAAGGAGATCGACATGCTCCGTGCCGGCGAAGAAGAGGCTACAAACACGGACACGATGATCCTCATTCGCATCCCGAACGATGGTTCCTCGGCGACCGCGGTCTCGCTGCCCCGCGACACGTACGTCAGCACCCCTGACAACGGCAACATGAAGCTCAACGGCGTGTACGGTACTGCCAAGTTCGAGAAGTCGCAGGAGCTGGAGAAGGATGGCGACAACAGCAAGTCCGACATCGAGCAGAAGTCCACTGAAGCCGGCCGCCAGGCGCTGATCAGCTCCGTGGCAGACCTCACCGGCATCACCGTCGACCACTACGCAGAGGTTGGCCTGTTGGGCTTCGTTCTGCTCACCGACGCCGTCGGCGGCGTGGACGTGTGCCTGAAGGACAAGGTCGACGAGCCGCTGTCTGGCGCGAAGTTCAAGAAGGGCCGCCAGACCCTCGACGGCCAGGACGCACTGAGCTTCGTCCGCCAGCGCCACGAACTGCCGCGCGGCGACCTGGACCGCATCACCCGCCAGCAGGCCTACATGGCCAGCCTGGCCAACAAGGTGCTGTCCTCCAAAACGCTGACCGACCCAGGCAGCATGTCCAAGCTCAACGACGCGGTGCAGCGCTCCGTGGTACTCGACAGCGGCTGGGACGTCATGGGATTGGCCACGCAGATGCAGAACATGGCCGGCGGCGATGTCAGCTTCCAGACCATCCCGGTCACCAGCATCGACGGCACCGGTGACTACGGCGAATCCGTCGTGACGGTGGATAACGACCAGGTCCACAAGTTCTTCAAGGATCTGCTGGGCGACAAGCCGGGCGAAGAGAGCACTTCCTCCGACAAGCCCGCCGACATCACCGACTACAAGGCCAAGGACTACAAGGTCAACGTCTTCAACGCCTCCGAGCAGGCCGGTCTGGCCGCCCGCGTGTCGGATCTGGTGAAGGACTACGGTTACAAGCCGGGCAAGGTCGGCAACCACCCCGAGACAGGCATTTCGGAGTCACAGGTGAACGCCAAGAACGCCGACGATCCGGCAGCTCGCGCTCTAGCCAAGCAGCTGGGCGGGCTGAACGTGGTGGAGGATTCCTCCCTAGACGAGCACGAGCTCTCCGTCACCCTGTCCGGCACCTACGCCGGCCCGGGCATCCTGGAGCAGTCCGCCCCGCTGACCAAGCCGGACGACCCGAACGTCGGCACGCTCACCGAGGGAATCAAGGACCTCGACGGCGATGCCATCCCCGACGAGGGCACGTCCGCAACCCAGAACAGCACCGGCTCTGACAAGCCCGCCACCGTCGGCACGCCGGGTACCGGCCAGGGCACCGACCGAAAGGATCCGATCGACGCCGGCGGCGACGGTCCGATGTGTGTGAACTAA
- a CDS encoding TIGR03089 family protein, with the protein MDIIAPLVAQDPASPRLTTYTPAGRMELSAQTLHNWQSKAAHLLDSLAPTSVGIACAPGWQPLMIVLGCWRTGVSIVDADSCDVLFTDDLNLAEAHSGEVFVLSDDPFGRGVEESGGELPFGVNDFSPELRVQPDAYPGPAAAPAPEGPRVLVPAWTDTQSMLDTLKPLRDGGSVVMATEPTAEIAAAENATI; encoded by the coding sequence ATGGATATTATCGCCCCACTCGTAGCCCAGGATCCGGCCAGCCCGCGCCTGACCACCTACACTCCGGCCGGCCGCATGGAGCTGTCCGCCCAGACCCTGCACAACTGGCAGTCGAAGGCCGCCCACCTGCTGGATTCGCTCGCCCCGACCTCCGTCGGGATCGCCTGCGCCCCGGGGTGGCAGCCACTCATGATCGTTCTGGGTTGCTGGCGCACTGGTGTTTCTATTGTGGACGCCGACTCCTGCGACGTGCTTTTTACCGACGACCTAAACTTGGCGGAGGCCCACTCGGGTGAGGTTTTCGTACTCTCCGACGATCCTTTTGGCCGCGGCGTGGAGGAGTCCGGCGGTGAGTTGCCCTTCGGAGTGAACGACTTCTCCCCCGAACTGCGCGTGCAGCCGGATGCTTATCCCGGCCCGGCGGCCGCCCCCGCCCCAGAAGGTCCGCGGGTGTTGGTTCCCGCGTGGACCGATACCCAGTCGATGCTGGATACACTAAAGCCGCTGCGCGACGGCGGGTCGGTGGTGATGGCCACCGAGCCCACTGCCGAGATCGCAGCGGCGGAGAACGCGACTATTTAA
- a CDS encoding ABC transporter permease, with product MLGIIRSEWTRSRVMWGTWIMLGFVLLFYIGANALTLSYYKSEYGANEPEIGLTELGVGLMPAYLLILSLSAVRVSGTRGHNLHAQSFLVIPARWQQLFAQMFVNAALAMVTMAVAVGVSLAMVATLPQELNTDQLPLLGYTILFAGLVSLMASAIGVLIPSPAGAVALPLVWATAVELISQQLSQWIADNIAPYLPFNNIWMILGGSVSIGAHETPVSVAIVCAWTVVLVAWAFFVHQRKDVK from the coding sequence ATGCTAGGAATCATTCGCAGCGAATGGACGCGCTCGCGCGTCATGTGGGGCACCTGGATCATGCTGGGCTTCGTCCTGCTGTTCTACATCGGGGCAAATGCGTTGACTCTGAGCTACTACAAGTCGGAATACGGAGCGAACGAGCCCGAGATCGGCCTGACCGAGCTGGGCGTGGGGCTTATGCCGGCTTACTTGCTGATCCTGTCGCTATCGGCCGTGCGAGTCAGCGGTACGCGCGGGCACAACCTGCATGCGCAGTCCTTCTTGGTGATCCCCGCCCGCTGGCAGCAGCTGTTCGCGCAGATGTTTGTAAACGCAGCCCTGGCGATGGTGACCATGGCTGTTGCGGTGGGAGTATCGCTGGCGATGGTGGCGACCTTGCCGCAGGAGCTAAACACAGACCAGCTGCCGCTGCTGGGCTATACGATCCTATTTGCCGGGCTGGTCAGCCTGATGGCCTCGGCGATCGGCGTGTTGATTCCCTCCCCGGCCGGCGCCGTAGCGCTGCCGCTGGTGTGGGCCACCGCGGTGGAGCTGATCTCTCAACAGCTCAGCCAATGGATTGCCGACAACATCGCGCCCTACCTGCCGTTCAACAACATTTGGATGATCCTGGGCGGCAGCGTCTCTATCGGCGCGCACGAAACCCCCGTCAGCGTGGCCATCGTCTGCGCCTGGACGGTGGTGCTGGTGGCCTGGGCCTTCTTTGTCCACCAGCGCAAGGACGTTAAATAG
- a CDS encoding ATP-binding cassette domain-containing protein, producing the protein MIAVKELTKKYGSTEVLHGLTFSVPDGQVTGFLGPNGSGKSSTMRCILGLDTIGKGEVTFNGKPLSSYRAQRPHIAGALLEPTWYMPGHSARAHIRSIAQAAGISQSRADECLELVGLAGVQKRKIKKFSLGMKQRLGLAVALLGDPQHLILDEPVNGLDPEGVHWMRGLIRRSAAEGRAVLVSSHLLHEMELTADRLVVIGKGSLIGEYTMDEFLRTGAQPTIRMRVADPDSFVDATSRLDGVNLTRQTDGSLEFASEAPDLDRRLGELARDTGAVVLEMTPQRVGLEQKFLDATGQAVEYKTQDRRGQ; encoded by the coding sequence ATGATCGCAGTCAAAGAATTAACGAAAAAGTATGGGTCCACGGAGGTTCTCCATGGGCTCACCTTTTCGGTTCCAGATGGCCAGGTCACGGGCTTCTTGGGGCCGAACGGATCCGGTAAATCCTCCACGATGCGCTGCATCCTGGGGCTCGATACGATAGGTAAAGGCGAAGTCACCTTTAATGGTAAGCCTTTGAGTTCCTACCGCGCGCAGCGTCCTCACATCGCCGGCGCGCTACTGGAACCGACCTGGTACATGCCCGGCCACTCCGCCCGGGCGCACATTCGCTCCATCGCGCAGGCGGCCGGGATCTCGCAGTCCCGCGCCGACGAGTGCCTGGAACTGGTGGGCCTAGCCGGGGTGCAGAAGCGCAAGATCAAGAAGTTCTCCCTCGGCATGAAGCAGCGCCTGGGCCTGGCCGTGGCTCTGCTGGGCGACCCGCAGCACCTCATCCTCGATGAGCCCGTCAATGGCCTCGACCCCGAAGGTGTGCACTGGATGCGCGGACTGATCCGCCGCAGTGCCGCCGAGGGCCGCGCCGTCCTGGTCAGCTCCCACCTGCTGCATGAGATGGAACTCACCGCCGACCGCCTTGTCGTCATTGGCAAGGGCTCCCTCATCGGCGAGTACACCATGGATGAGTTCCTGCGCACGGGCGCCCAACCCACCATCCGGATGCGCGTGGCCGATCCCGATTCTTTTGTGGACGCCACCTCACGCTTGGATGGCGTCAACCTCACACGGCAAACCGACGGCTCCCTGGAGTTCGCCTCCGAAGCCCCCGACCTGGACAGGCGCCTCGGCGAACTGGCGCGCGACACCGGAGCTGTGGTGCTGGAGATGACCCCGCAACGCGTGGGGCTGGAACAGAAGTTCCTGGACGCGACCGGGCAGGCAGTGGAGTACAAGACTCAGGACAGGAGGGGCCAGTAA